In Mycobacterium gallinarum, a single window of DNA contains:
- the mutA gene encoding methylmalonyl-CoA mutase small subunit, translated as MSVDTSAGSESDREQWRAAVAGVLAKSSRKDPADLGEAPEQLLDSPTYEGFPIRPLYTILDSQPEAPLPGSWPFIRGSDGLRDVKSGWKVAEAFPAPGQVSVVDGNGAVLTALTEGTSALILDVGPTGVSAADLDRLLEGVFLELVPVVLDAGADFTAAADAVLALVNDLDDERRARLSVDLGADPLTATLSGRAAPSTDEVVATVEKTIAFGGGVRAITIDGPAFHDLGASASWELTGAIAAGVSYLRLLVDSGVPAPDALRQISFRFAADDDQFMTIAKLRAARQLWARVAEVVGTADAGAARVHAVTSQPMMAQRDPWVNMLRTTVAAFAAGVGGADTVQVHTFDSAIPGGWPGTAASFARRMARNTQLLLLEESHIGRVLDPAGGSWFVEDLTRALAEEAWKHFRDIESRGGFTAAVDHLAAQIAEVSEKRRDDIAHRRTAITGVNEYPNLSEMPLPPSDPVPGVQRYAASFEALRDRSDAYLAEHGSRPTALLLPIGPLSEHNIRTTFAANLLASGGVEAVNPGPLDAAGVAQAVSDAGGAVAAVICGTDARYAQEASGVVEAARGAGVSHIYLAGPEKAVAEAANKPDEYLTAKIDAIAALSALLTRLGA; from the coding sequence GTGTCGGTAGATACATCTGCGGGATCTGAATCGGATCGCGAACAATGGCGAGCTGCCGTTGCCGGAGTGCTGGCCAAGAGCAGCCGCAAGGATCCCGCCGATCTCGGCGAGGCGCCTGAGCAACTCCTCGACTCTCCGACCTACGAGGGCTTTCCGATTCGGCCGCTGTACACGATTCTCGACTCCCAGCCCGAGGCGCCGCTGCCCGGCAGCTGGCCGTTCATTCGCGGGTCCGACGGTCTGCGCGACGTCAAATCCGGGTGGAAGGTCGCCGAGGCGTTTCCGGCGCCGGGCCAGGTGTCGGTCGTCGACGGAAACGGCGCGGTGCTGACCGCCCTCACCGAGGGCACCAGCGCACTGATCCTGGATGTCGGGCCCACCGGCGTGAGCGCCGCTGACCTCGACAGGCTCCTCGAGGGCGTATTTCTCGAACTCGTTCCCGTGGTGCTGGACGCGGGCGCCGACTTCACCGCCGCCGCGGACGCAGTGCTGGCACTGGTGAATGACCTGGATGACGAACGGCGAGCCCGACTTTCGGTCGACCTCGGTGCCGACCCGCTCACCGCGACACTCAGCGGCCGTGCGGCGCCATCAACCGACGAAGTGGTTGCCACCGTCGAGAAGACGATCGCCTTCGGCGGGGGTGTGCGGGCCATCACGATCGACGGTCCGGCATTTCACGATCTCGGTGCCAGCGCATCGTGGGAGCTCACGGGCGCCATCGCCGCGGGGGTCAGCTATCTGCGTCTGCTGGTCGACAGCGGGGTCCCGGCGCCGGATGCGTTGCGCCAGATCAGTTTCAGGTTCGCCGCGGACGATGACCAATTCATGACAATCGCCAAACTGCGTGCCGCACGACAGCTGTGGGCCCGGGTGGCCGAAGTGGTCGGTACGGCCGATGCCGGCGCGGCACGAGTGCACGCAGTGACCTCGCAACCGATGATGGCTCAACGTGATCCGTGGGTGAACATGTTGCGCACGACAGTCGCCGCCTTCGCGGCGGGCGTCGGGGGAGCGGACACCGTCCAGGTCCATACCTTCGACAGCGCCATCCCCGGTGGCTGGCCCGGCACCGCAGCCAGTTTCGCGCGGCGGATGGCCCGCAACACCCAGCTGTTGCTGTTGGAGGAGTCGCATATCGGGCGTGTTCTCGACCCCGCCGGCGGCTCGTGGTTCGTCGAGGATCTCACCCGCGCACTTGCCGAGGAGGCGTGGAAGCACTTCCGCGACATCGAATCCCGCGGCGGTTTCACGGCTGCGGTCGACCACCTGGCCGCACAGATCGCGGAGGTGAGCGAGAAGCGCCGCGACGACATCGCGCACCGTCGTACGGCGATCACCGGCGTCAACGAGTATCCAAACCTGTCGGAAATGCCGTTGCCACCATCGGACCCGGTTCCCGGTGTGCAACGCTACGCGGCGAGCTTCGAAGCACTGCGGGATCGATCCGACGCCTATCTCGCCGAGCACGGTTCGCGGCCGACGGCCTTGCTGCTGCCGATCGGCCCACTATCCGAACACAACATCCGCACGACGTTCGCGGCGAACCTGCTGGCATCCGGCGGCGTCGAGGCCGTCAACCCGGGGCCGCTGGACGCCGCAGGTGTCGCACAAGCGGTTTCGGATGCCGGTGGGGCGGTCGCCGCCGTGATCTGCGGCACCGACGCTCGCTACGCGCAGGAGGCGTCGGGCGTGGTGGAAGCCGCCCGCGGGGCGGGTGTTTCGCACATCTACCTTGCCGGTCCGGAAAAAGCCGTCGCCGAAGCAGCGAACAAGCCGGATGAATACCTGACCGCCAAGATCGACGCGATCGCCGCGCTGTCGGCACTTCTCACCCGATTGGGGGCGTGA
- a CDS encoding SPFH domain-containing protein, producing MDGAVAGLILVAVLVVFAAIIVAKSIALIPQAEAAVIERLGRYSKTVSGQLTLLLPFVDKIRARVDLRERVVSFPPQPVITEDNLTVNIDTVVYFQVTNPQAAVYQISNYIVGVEQLTTTTLRNVVGGMTLEQTLTSRDSINGQLRGVLDEATGRWGLRVARVELRSIDPPPSIQDSMEKQMRADREKRAMILTAEGNREASIKQAEGQKQAQILAAEGAKQAAILAAEADRQSRMLRAQGERAASYLQAQGQAKAIEKTFAAIKRGRPTPEMLAYQYLQTLPQMAKGEANKVWLVPSDFGSALQGFTKMLGAPGSDGVFRYEPSPVEEDIQRPEDDSAEVAAWFNTQTDPEIAQAVAKAEAEARKPVAGAIDPPPQYPPLSQQQQPPSQYNSPTQGPGGGAHSR from the coding sequence ATGGATGGTGCTGTCGCCGGCCTGATTCTGGTCGCCGTGCTGGTGGTGTTCGCCGCCATCATCGTGGCCAAGTCCATCGCACTGATCCCACAGGCCGAGGCCGCGGTCATCGAGCGGCTCGGCCGCTACAGCAAGACCGTGTCGGGACAGTTGACGCTGCTGCTGCCGTTCGTCGACAAGATCCGCGCGCGCGTCGACCTGCGCGAGCGGGTGGTGTCGTTCCCGCCCCAGCCGGTGATCACCGAGGACAACCTGACGGTGAACATCGACACCGTCGTCTACTTTCAGGTCACCAATCCGCAGGCGGCCGTCTATCAGATCAGCAACTACATCGTCGGCGTCGAGCAGTTGACCACCACGACGCTGCGCAACGTGGTCGGCGGTATGACGCTGGAGCAGACCCTGACGTCGCGTGACTCGATCAACGGCCAGCTGCGCGGTGTGCTCGACGAAGCCACCGGTCGATGGGGACTGCGCGTCGCCCGTGTCGAGCTGCGCAGCATCGACCCACCGCCGTCGATTCAGGACTCGATGGAAAAGCAGATGCGCGCCGACCGCGAGAAGCGCGCGATGATCCTGACCGCCGAAGGTAACCGCGAGGCGTCGATCAAGCAGGCCGAGGGTCAGAAGCAGGCCCAGATCCTCGCGGCCGAAGGTGCCAAGCAGGCGGCGATCCTGGCCGCCGAAGCAGACCGGCAGTCGCGCATGCTGCGCGCTCAGGGTGAACGGGCCGCGTCGTACCTGCAGGCACAGGGCCAGGCCAAGGCCATCGAGAAGACCTTCGCCGCCATCAAGCGGGGCCGACCGACCCCGGAGATGCTGGCCTACCAGTACCTGCAGACACTGCCGCAGATGGCCAAGGGCGAGGCGAACAAGGTTTGGCTCGTGCCCAGCGACTTCGGATCGGCACTCCAGGGCTTCACGAAGATGCTCGGCGCGCCGGGTTCGGACGGCGTGTTCCGTTACGAGCCGTCGCCGGTGGAAGAGGACATTCAACGGCCGGAGGACGATTCTGCCGAGGTGGCCGCCTGGTTCAACACGCAGACCGATCCGGAGATCGCACAGGCCGTCGCGAAGGCCGAAGCCGAGGCGCGCAAACCGGTGGCCGGGGCTATCGATCCGCCGCCGCAGTACCCGCCGCTGTCGCAGCAGCAGCAACCGCCCTCGCAATACAACTCACCGACGCAGGGCCCCGGCGGGGGCGCTCACTCCCGGTAG
- a CDS encoding TVP38/TMEM64 family protein, translating into MNTVVSTLRALRGSVVATASAVPRRRVFAILTAIVILVAIALLVPLPTAVQLRDWATSVGPWFPLAFLGAHIVVTVFPFPRTAFTLAAGLLFGPVLGIPLAVSAATVSAVIALVLVRAAGWQLNKLVPHPKVDALDARLRERGWPAVISMRLIPAVPFSVLNYAAGASGVRALPYAFATLAGLIPGTAAVVILGDALTGSVNPLLVLISFCTACVGVAGLAYEIRAHRRDHTRDQTEVSYRE; encoded by the coding sequence GTGAATACCGTCGTCAGCACCCTGCGCGCGCTGCGTGGCTCGGTGGTCGCAACGGCGTCCGCGGTGCCGCGGCGACGGGTGTTCGCGATCCTGACCGCGATTGTGATTCTTGTCGCAATCGCGCTGCTGGTCCCCCTTCCGACCGCCGTTCAGCTGCGAGATTGGGCCACCTCGGTCGGCCCTTGGTTCCCGCTGGCGTTTCTCGGTGCACACATCGTGGTGACGGTCTTCCCGTTCCCGCGCACGGCGTTCACGCTGGCCGCCGGACTGTTGTTCGGACCGGTCCTCGGTATCCCGCTCGCGGTGTCGGCGGCCACCGTCAGCGCCGTCATCGCGCTGGTGCTGGTGCGCGCGGCCGGCTGGCAACTCAACAAGCTGGTGCCCCATCCGAAGGTCGACGCGCTGGACGCCCGTCTGCGGGAGCGCGGGTGGCCTGCCGTCATCTCGATGCGGCTGATCCCCGCCGTGCCGTTCTCGGTGCTGAACTATGCGGCAGGGGCGTCGGGAGTTCGGGCGCTCCCCTACGCCTTCGCCACGCTGGCCGGGTTGATACCCGGAACCGCGGCCGTGGTGATCCTCGGCGACGCGCTGACCGGCAGCGTCAACCCACTACTGGTCTTGATCTCGTTCTGCACCGCATGCGTCGGTGTGGCCGGGCTGGCCTATGAGATTCGCGCTCACCGCCGCGATCACACTCGCGATCAGACCGAGGTCTCCTACCGGGAGTGA